One genomic region from Camelus bactrianus isolate YW-2024 breed Bactrian camel chromosome 3, ASM4877302v1, whole genome shotgun sequence encodes:
- the SPZ1 gene encoding spermatogenic leucine zipper protein 1 yields MEGPTPSKTLKPPDVNEESLDPRIIIALFKTGSLPPASCDSPPPLKTSDHEATEQRIAKKFENLLKELKDIIKNMTSYEEKTTETKESFEENNISEDVSELKEKIRGLDKINEVLLKKLVGSLDLEKEQNTKKQEMMLENQNSNDTIQGFARDLVNCSEVKTALHETQLSKEKANYGFLHVQEENTKLRNNMEQLLQEAEHWSVQQTELSELIKSYQKSQKDMKTLEHNGAHSQTQPNNEMSAKHELEEQVRKLKQDTYSMHLIAALLENECQILEQRVELLKELHNQKERPLQEKPIQTNHKQKKKEQKLSEAEKVRIQQQNMQEMEGTFQEGDQFYRSLDACHKKKARNNQFNTHVARRALIGKKRPASSLS; encoded by the coding sequence ATGGAAGGGCCCACCCCCTCCAAAACGCTTAAGCCTCCTGATGTCAATGAAGAGTCTTTGGACCCTAGGATTATCATTGCCTTATTTAAAACTGGATCCCTTCCCCCTGCCTCCTGTGattctcctcctcccctaaaaactAGTGACCATGAAGCAACTGAACAACGGATTGCAAAGAAGTTTGAAAATCTCTTAAAAGAACttaaagatattattaaaaatatgacaAGTTATGAAGAGAAGACCACAGAAACAAAAGAATCTTTTGAGGAAAACAACATCTCTGAGGATGTGTcagaacttaaagaaaaaatcagaggacttgataaaataaatgaagtactCTTGAAAAAACTGGTTGGTAGTTTGGAcctagaaaaagaacagaatacaaagaaacaggagatGATGTTGGAAAACCAGAACTCCAACGACACAATACAAGGTTTTGCAAGGGATTTGGTAAATTGTTCAGAAGTAAAAACAGCCCTTCATGAAACTCAGCTAAGTAAGGAAAAAGCAAATTATGGATTCCTTCACGTTCAAGAAGAAAATACCAAACTGAGGAACAACATGGAGCAGTTACTACAGGAAGCAGAACACTGGAGTGTGCAACAGACTGAGCTTAGTGAACTAATAAAATCCTATCAGAAGTCTCAGAAAGACATGAAAACTCTTGAACATAATGGAGCCCATTCCCAAACTCAACCAAATAACGAGATGTCAGCTAAGCATGAGCTGGAAgaacaagtgaggaaactgaaacaagACACATATTCAATGCATTTGATTGCAGCTTTGCTGGAGAATGAATGCCAAATCTTGGAGCAGAGAGTAGAGCTTCTCAAGGAACTCCATAATCAGAAAGAGAGACCTCTACAGGAGAAGCCAATCCAGACAAACCacaagcagaaaaagaaagaacagaagttATCAGAGGCAGAGAAGGTCAGAATACAACAGCAAAACATGCAAGAAATGGAAGGTACATTTCAAGAAGGAGATCAATTCTATAGAAGCCTGGATGCTTGTCATAAAAAGAAAGCTCGTAATAACCAGTTCAATACTCATGTTGCAAGAAGAGCTCTTATAGGAAAAAAGAGGCCAGCCAGCAGCCTAAGTTAG